A genomic region of Micromonospora sp. NBC_01796 contains the following coding sequences:
- a CDS encoding CATRA system-associated protein produces MDRFGPVDAETVEDALDVLRDLVLWELTPQRWARLQEILERVDEALTAGDGDSLREAITDLELNGPERIIWVGSAAVTGIQPKTLERQNELVHRLVDERSSQRAGAEPTRDDHGDEPAR; encoded by the coding sequence GTGGACAGGTTCGGGCCCGTCGACGCCGAAACCGTCGAAGACGCCCTGGACGTGCTGCGTGACCTGGTGCTGTGGGAGCTGACCCCGCAACGCTGGGCACGGCTCCAGGAGATCCTGGAGCGGGTCGACGAGGCTCTCACCGCAGGTGACGGCGACAGTCTGCGTGAGGCGATCACGGATCTGGAGCTGAACGGGCCGGAGCGGATCATCTGGGTTGGTAGTGCCGCCGTCACCGGCATCCAGCCGAAAACCCTGGAGCGACAGAACGAGCTGGTGCACCGGCTCGTCGACGAGCGCTCGAGCCAGCGCGCCGGAGCGGAACCGACGAGGGATGACCATGGCGACGAACCAGCCCGTTGA